CCCCACCAGTGGGCAGGCAGGCCCCTGACATGTCCACGACGACGGTGGTGAGAGCTTTGATGTAGTTCTTGGCCAGGGTCAGGGTCTCGATCTTGGACAGCTTCTTGTCGGTCTTGACGTGCGGGATGGCCTCCTGCAGCGCTTGGAAGGCGTTGTTGAGTTTGTGCATGCGCTGGCGCTCCCGCTCGTTGCTCTCCAGGCGGCGGAGGCTGCGCTCTTTGGTGCTGGAGGAGTGCTgcctcctccgcctccctccGCCGGCTCCTCCCTGGCGGTTCCTGCCCCCGCTCCTCAGCGACCCCCTCCAGGAGCCGCCGATCCGCACCGATGCCTCTGAGCCCTCCTGCTCGCTGGAGCCAGGTTCTGGTTCCGTGTCCGGCTCTAGTTCTGGCTCCGGGTCAGACCAGGTCCTGCTGGATGGTTTGACGGCCTTCCTTTTGGacttcatcctgctgctgcctccttctctcctctcctccttcttctctctgacaGATCTCACTGCTTCAACAGGCctggaagaaaaatgtgtttaaattcaaAACTATTTGCACAGAGTTTAACCTCAGTTGGCCTGTAACCCCCATTTACTCCATAGGCCTCGCTCCAACTCATACAGCCTTGCATCCTGTTGTATCTAATCAGCCTCTTGCAGTGTGAAAACTCCATGATGTTGGCCTGTTAATCTACACCTCTCTTATCCCCACAGTCCTGAGATAATGCCCA
This is a stretch of genomic DNA from Hippoglossus stenolepis isolate QCI-W04-F060 chromosome 21, HSTE1.2, whole genome shotgun sequence. It encodes these proteins:
- the bhlha15 gene encoding class A basic helix-loop-helix protein 15, whose protein sequence is MKSKRKAVKPSSRTWSDPEPELEPDTEPEPGSSEQEGSEASVRIGGSWRGSLRSGGRNRQGGAGGGRRRRQHSSSTKERSLRRLESNERERQRMHKLNNAFQALQEAIPHVKTDKKLSKIETLTLAKNYIKALTTVVVDMSGACLPTGGVPSEASAAKLLQCYQQQLEDDGEDDLTQYLTHMHSFGQRS